The Pseudanabaenaceae cyanobacterium SKYG29 genome contains the following window.
GGTTGTTNNNNNNNNNNACCGGGCCATGAGCGCCTGTCTGGGGATCAATACTGACCATGTAGATGCCTTGACGTTTGCGCTGGGGTCGGGGCTGGCGGGCATTGCCGGTTGTGCGGTTAGTTTCTTAGGGTCGGTCGGGCCGAATACCGGGCAAAACTACATCGTGGACATGTTCATGGTGGTGGTTGTGGGGGGCGTCGGCAACCTGCTGGGAACCATCCTGGCAGCCTTGGGCATTGGGACGCTGAATTACTTGCTGGGTTC
Protein-coding sequences here:
- a CDS encoding branched-chain amino acid ABC transporter permease; its protein translation is RAMSACLGINTDHVDALTFALGSGLAGIAGCAVSFLGSVGPNTGQNYIVDMFMVVVVGGVGNLLGTILAALGIGTLNYLLGS